One part of the Paracoccus sp. MBLB3053 genome encodes these proteins:
- the selD gene encoding selenide, water dikinase SelD: MNEHPRLTSLAHGGGCGCKLAPSVLRDLLAGQPVAHAFPQLLVGTETSDDAAVWQVDDNTCVIATTDFFMPMVDDPRDFGRIAATNAISDIYAMGGRPIMALAILGMPIDKLAPEQIRKILEGGREICDEAGIPVAGGHSIDAPEPIYGLAVIGLCHPSELRRNADAKPGDALILTKGLGVGIYSAAIKKEALDTSGLAEMVASATTLNRVGVELAKRADVHAITDVTGFGILGHGLEIARGAGLRLQIDLGSLPLLSRTAELAKAGFFTGASTRNWAAYGSEVTLPEGLDDWQKAILTDPQTSGGLLVACAPEAAKSVLADIRAAGFPLAAIVGSAAEGSAGITVI, from the coding sequence ATGAACGAACACCCCAGACTGACCTCGCTTGCCCATGGTGGTGGCTGCGGCTGCAAGCTTGCGCCTTCGGTCCTGCGCGATTTGCTGGCGGGCCAGCCGGTTGCCCACGCCTTCCCTCAGCTTCTGGTCGGAACCGAAACCTCGGACGATGCGGCTGTCTGGCAGGTGGACGACAATACCTGCGTGATCGCCACGACAGATTTCTTCATGCCCATGGTGGATGACCCGCGCGATTTCGGTCGGATCGCCGCGACAAACGCCATTTCGGACATCTATGCCATGGGCGGACGCCCGATCATGGCCTTGGCGATCCTCGGCATGCCGATCGACAAGCTCGCCCCCGAGCAGATCCGCAAGATCCTGGAAGGCGGCCGGGAAATCTGTGACGAGGCAGGCATTCCGGTCGCAGGAGGCCATTCGATCGACGCGCCCGAGCCGATCTATGGGCTTGCCGTGATCGGCCTGTGCCACCCGTCGGAATTGCGCCGCAATGCCGATGCCAAGCCGGGCGATGCGCTGATCCTGACCAAGGGGCTGGGTGTCGGGATCTATTCCGCCGCGATCAAGAAAGAGGCGCTGGATACCTCTGGACTGGCCGAGATGGTCGCCAGCGCGACAACCTTGAACAGGGTCGGGGTGGAGTTGGCCAAGCGCGCCGATGTTCATGCGATCACCGACGTGACCGGTTTCGGCATTCTTGGACATGGGCTTGAGATCGCTCGAGGCGCAGGGTTGCGCCTGCAGATCGATCTGGGCAGCCTGCCTCTGCTCAGCCGCACAGCCGAGCTTGCAAAGGCTGGGTTTTTCACCGGCGCCTCGACACGGAACTGGGCAGCCTACGGGTCCGAAGTCACGCTGCCCGAAGGTCTGGACGACTGGCAAAAGGCGATCCTCACCGATCCGCAAACTTCTGGGGGACTTCTGGTCGCCTGCGCTCCCGAAGCCGCCAAGTCCGTGCTTGCCGACATCCGCGCCGCAGGCTTCCCGCTGGCCGCGATCGTCGGTTCTGCCGCAGAGGGAAGCGCCGGGATCACCGTTATCTGA
- a CDS encoding RbsD/FucU family protein → MLKGIDQRISPELLYVLAQMGHGDDLAIVDMNFPAAAIARNLPYSQVLTIGARMPQAAGLVMGLMPLDTFVPAAATTMQVVDDPDSVPEAVAELIPFVERAGSALQSVDRFGFYEFARNSFAILQTQDARLYANVILKKGVLPGK, encoded by the coding sequence ATGCTCAAGGGAATCGATCAACGGATTTCGCCCGAGCTACTTTATGTGCTGGCCCAGATGGGTCATGGAGACGATCTGGCGATCGTGGACATGAACTTCCCTGCAGCTGCAATCGCTCGAAACCTTCCTTACAGCCAGGTGCTCACGATCGGGGCGCGCATGCCGCAGGCCGCCGGGCTCGTCATGGGGCTGATGCCGCTCGATACCTTCGTGCCCGCGGCGGCGACCACCATGCAGGTCGTGGACGACCCGGATTCCGTTCCCGAGGCGGTGGCGGAATTGATCCCGTTCGTCGAACGTGCGGGATCAGCCCTTCAATCGGTGGATCGTTTCGGGTTCTACGAGTTCGCCCGAAACAGCTTCGCCATCCTGCAGACGCAGGACGCGCGGCTTTATGCGAATGTCATTCTCAAGAAAGGCGTCCTGCCGGGCAAGTGA
- a CDS encoding aldo/keto reductase gives MIPRTNLPDGEMVPALGQGTWMMAEHPARRASEIAALRRGLDLGMSLIDTAEMYAEGAAETLVAEAIGDRRDEVFLVTKVYPWNASEGELPLACARSLRRLGTDRIDLYLLHWRGDVPLAETVEAMERLRDAGHIRHWGVSNFTVADMDELLAAGGGRCATNQILYNLGRRGPELDLLPWLGSRGIPAMAYSPIEQGRLAGHAELARLGAGLGLTAGQIALAWVLNRQGIIAIPRSGSPEHVSQNQQAAALGLTRDVVSELDRIFAAPASPVPLEMI, from the coding sequence ATGATCCCACGCACAAACCTTCCTGATGGTGAGATGGTTCCCGCGCTTGGGCAAGGGACCTGGATGATGGCCGAGCATCCGGCCCGGCGCGCCTCCGAAATCGCGGCGTTGCGCAGGGGGCTGGATCTGGGCATGTCCCTGATCGATACGGCCGAGATGTATGCCGAAGGCGCAGCCGAAACACTGGTCGCCGAGGCGATCGGAGATCGGCGCGACGAGGTGTTCCTTGTCACCAAGGTCTATCCCTGGAACGCGTCAGAGGGTGAATTGCCCTTGGCTTGCGCGCGAAGTCTCAGGCGGCTGGGAACGGACCGGATCGACCTATATCTTTTGCACTGGCGAGGCGATGTGCCGCTGGCCGAAACGGTCGAGGCAATGGAAAGGCTGCGCGACGCCGGTCATATCCGACACTGGGGCGTCAGCAACTTCACGGTCGCGGATATGGACGAACTGCTCGCGGCCGGTGGCGGGCGCTGCGCGACGAACCAGATCCTCTACAATCTTGGCCGAAGGGGACCTGAACTGGACCTGCTGCCATGGCTGGGCAGCCGCGGTATCCCGGCGATGGCCTATAGCCCGATCGAGCAGGGCCGATTGGCGGGTCACGCCGAGCTGGCGCGGCTTGGGGCGGGGCTTGGGCTGACGGCTGGCCAGATCGCTTTGGCATGGGTTCTGAACCGACAGGGGATAATCGCCATTCCCAGATCGGGCAGTCCAGAACATGTGTCGCAGAACCAGCAGGCGGCCGCCCTTGGCCTGACCCGAGACGTGGTTTCCGAGCTGGACAGGATTTTTGCCGCCCCGGCATCGCCGGTGCCACTTGAGATGATCTGA
- a CDS encoding zinc-binding metallopeptidase family protein, translating to MAFDPDTGRFTTNVQICSRHQDIACNWRADSEGGLCRSCAMTSTIPDLSVQGNLDLLSRSEAAKRWVLANLARWNWFTTSDDGPRPVFRMLSEHAGQSEVGVTMGHADGVITINVVEADDAIRAERQQQLGELYRSMIGHMRHEIAHFLFERLAVLPGFLDEFRPLFGDERADYGEALQAHYANPKDPGETHISEYATMHPHEDWAETAAHILHLVDMTDSLMATGLSGPDIPAQGYDAYADTDADRLLTTATAVALAVNEINRALDNPDVYPFVLTDMTRSKLSFAHRWLSQGATLLPAREAQPQIALQAMPDQF from the coding sequence TTGGCTTTCGATCCCGACACCGGGCGTTTCACGACGAATGTGCAGATCTGCTCGCGGCATCAGGACATCGCCTGCAACTGGCGTGCGGATAGTGAAGGCGGGCTGTGTCGCTCCTGCGCCATGACAAGCACGATTCCCGATCTTTCTGTCCAGGGCAACCTGGACCTTCTGTCCAGAAGCGAGGCGGCCAAGCGCTGGGTACTGGCCAATCTGGCGCGCTGGAACTGGTTCACCACGTCCGATGACGGGCCACGCCCCGTTTTCCGAATGCTGTCGGAACACGCCGGCCAAAGCGAAGTCGGCGTGACCATGGGCCATGCTGACGGCGTCATCACGATCAATGTCGTCGAGGCGGACGATGCCATCCGGGCCGAACGCCAGCAGCAACTGGGTGAGCTTTACCGGTCGATGATCGGGCACATGCGCCACGAGATCGCACATTTCCTGTTCGAGCGACTCGCTGTCTTGCCAGGATTCCTGGACGAGTTCCGGCCCCTTTTCGGGGATGAACGAGCGGATTACGGCGAAGCCCTTCAGGCGCATTACGCCAATCCCAAGGATCCCGGGGAAACGCATATCAGCGAATACGCCACAATGCATCCGCACGAGGACTGGGCGGAAACCGCGGCGCATATCCTGCACCTTGTGGACATGACCGACAGCCTGATGGCGACCGGGCTCAGCGGACCGGACATCCCGGCGCAGGGCTATGATGCCTATGCCGATACCGACGCGGACCGCTTGCTGACCACCGCGACAGCGGTCGCCCTGGCTGTGAACGAGATCAATCGCGCTCTGGACAACCCTGACGTTTATCCCTTTGTCCTGACGGACATGACCCGAAGCAAGCTTTCTTTTGCCCATCGCTGGCTTTCGCAGGGCGCGACGCTGTTGCCTGCACGCGAGGCTCAGCCCCAGATAGCTCTTCAAGCTATGCCAGATCAATTCTGA
- a CDS encoding PaaI family thioesterase — MDEQGRAHLAADQPEFSRFLGIRMISADRDEVRAEMTATRELSNRNGVLHGGAIMGFADNLGGTAATINLGQGQATTTLESKTNFLRPIRIGDVAIGRCVALHKGRKTMIWQTTISRGDGKVAAIVTQTQMVMEWQARD; from the coding sequence ATGGATGAACAGGGCAGGGCGCATCTGGCAGCCGATCAGCCAGAATTTTCACGGTTTCTAGGCATCCGGATGATTTCGGCGGATCGTGATGAGGTCCGGGCAGAAATGACCGCCACAAGAGAGCTGTCGAACCGCAATGGCGTCCTGCACGGCGGGGCGATCATGGGTTTCGCCGACAATCTGGGCGGCACGGCGGCGACGATCAACCTGGGGCAGGGTCAGGCGACGACGACACTGGAAAGCAAGACGAATTTCCTGCGTCCCATCCGGATCGGCGATGTCGCGATTGGCCGATGCGTGGCGCTACACAAGGGGCGCAAGACCATGATCTGGCAGACGACGATCTCACGAGGCGACGGCAAGGTCGCAGCGATCGTCACCCAGACCCAGATGGTGATGGAGTGGCAGGCGCGTGATTAG
- a CDS encoding protein-L-isoaspartate O-methyltransferase family protein codes for MNNFAQRRTQMVDSQVRPNDVTSYPVIEAMLHVPREQFVPEGRRDVAYAGENIDLSADRVLLEPRTLGKMLEVLDLQTSDLVLNIAAAYGYTAALIARIAEAVVAVEEDETTAAEAQSRLSAEEIYNVVVVPGTLAAGYASQAPYDAILIEGAIEVLPEAIADQLRDGGRIVAVFREGNLGVVRIGRKVDGSINWRFAFNAGAPVLPGFAKTRGFVL; via the coding sequence ATGAACAATTTCGCGCAGCGCCGTACCCAGATGGTTGATAGCCAGGTCCGCCCGAACGATGTGACCAGCTATCCCGTCATCGAGGCGATGCTTCATGTCCCGCGTGAGCAGTTCGTGCCCGAGGGACGCCGTGATGTCGCCTATGCCGGCGAGAACATCGATCTGTCTGCCGACCGCGTCCTTCTCGAGCCGCGGACGCTGGGCAAGATGCTCGAAGTGCTCGATCTGCAGACCAGCGACCTCGTCCTGAACATCGCCGCCGCCTATGGCTACACCGCCGCGCTGATCGCCCGGATCGCCGAAGCCGTGGTCGCCGTCGAAGAAGATGAGACAACGGCAGCCGAGGCTCAGTCGCGCCTTTCGGCCGAGGAAATCTATAATGTCGTCGTCGTGCCGGGCACCCTTGCCGCTGGTTACGCGAGCCAAGCCCCGTATGACGCGATCCTGATCGAGGGCGCCATCGAGGTGCTGCCAGAGGCGATTGCCGATCAGCTTCGCGATGGCGGGCGGATCGTCGCGGTGTTTCGCGAAGGCAACTTGGGCGTCGTCCGAATTGGACGAAAGGTTGACGGGAGCATCAACTGGCGCTTTGCTTTCAATGCGGGTGCTCCGGTATTGCCGGGCTTCGCCAAGACCCGCGGATTCGTGCTATAA
- a CDS encoding TolC family outer membrane protein — translation MFRSTLKFLRQPVIALLLAGAVALPAKAETLADAMVAAYRHSALLEQNRAVLRAADEDAAIALSALRPIIQWVADYTYQNIEGFDANSASLSLQAQMTLYDWGRSAIAIDIAKESVLATRAALVGVEQDVLLGAVQAYLDVRSATEQVELQNNSVRVIGEERRAAADRFEVGEITQTDVSQADAALAEANASLATAEGDLAIARENYRAATGRAPGQLAPPPPSPKLPASLPSAREIAQRTHPLIQQAKREAAASELGVAAAAAERNPELTGSAGLSTSRSKSISSGGVSSTTDVGSLSLSMSQTIYSGGRLPARHRQAMAQRDAARSSLLNVARQVDQAVGTAWAGIDVARAQIRSIDRQIVAARQAYNGVREEATLGARTTLDVLDAEQVVLEASANKITAEANLQLAHYQLLSAMGLLTVENLKLGIPTYDPSAYYNAVRDAPFTSRQGQSLDRVLRAIGKE, via the coding sequence ATGTTTCGCAGCACGCTCAAGTTTCTCCGTCAACCGGTGATCGCGCTGTTGCTCGCAGGGGCCGTGGCCCTGCCTGCCAAGGCCGAGACATTGGCCGATGCCATGGTGGCGGCCTATCGCCATTCGGCGCTTCTCGAACAGAATCGCGCCGTCTTGCGCGCCGCCGATGAAGATGCCGCGATCGCGCTGTCGGCGCTTCGACCCATCATTCAATGGGTGGCGGATTATACCTACCAGAACATCGAGGGTTTCGACGCGAACTCGGCCAGCCTGTCGCTTCAAGCGCAGATGACGCTTTACGATTGGGGTCGCAGCGCGATCGCGATTGATATCGCCAAGGAATCCGTTCTTGCGACCCGCGCTGCGCTCGTCGGCGTCGAACAGGATGTGCTGCTGGGTGCGGTGCAGGCCTATCTCGACGTGCGAAGCGCGACCGAGCAGGTCGAGCTGCAGAACAACTCGGTCCGCGTGATCGGCGAAGAACGCCGGGCGGCCGCAGACCGGTTCGAGGTTGGTGAGATCACCCAGACCGACGTGTCACAGGCCGATGCCGCCCTGGCAGAAGCCAATGCCAGCCTTGCCACGGCTGAAGGTGATCTGGCCATCGCCCGCGAAAATTACCGCGCCGCAACCGGCAGGGCCCCCGGCCAGCTTGCGCCCCCGCCGCCTTCGCCGAAACTACCCGCCTCGCTGCCTTCGGCCCGCGAGATCGCCCAACGCACGCATCCGCTTATCCAGCAAGCCAAGCGCGAAGCTGCGGCCTCCGAACTAGGCGTTGCGGCGGCAGCCGCCGAACGCAATCCGGAACTGACTGGAAGCGCCGGGCTTTCCACCTCGCGCAGCAAGTCGATCAGTTCGGGCGGCGTGTCGTCGACCACTGATGTCGGCAGCCTGTCGCTCAGCATGTCGCAGACAATCTATTCCGGCGGTCGCCTTCCGGCACGCCACCGTCAGGCGATGGCGCAACGCGACGCGGCACGGTCTTCACTTCTCAACGTCGCACGCCAGGTGGATCAGGCGGTCGGGACGGCCTGGGCGGGCATCGACGTGGCCCGGGCCCAGATCCGCTCTATCGACCGACAGATCGTGGCCGCAAGGCAGGCCTATAATGGCGTTCGCGAAGAAGCGACGCTTGGCGCGCGGACGACGCTGGATGTTCTGGATGCCGAGCAGGTGGTTCTCGAGGCGAGCGCGAACAAGATTACCGCTGAAGCCAATCTGCAGTTAGCTCATTATCAACTTTTGTCCGCTATGGGTCTGTTGACGGTAGAAAACCTGAAACTGGGAATCCCGACCTATGACCCATCGGCCTACTACAATGCGGTTCGCGACGCGCCCTTCACCAGCAGGCAGGGCCAAAGCCTGGACCGCGTGCTTCGCGCCATCGGCAAGGAATAA